A stretch of the Amycolatopsis sp. BJA-103 genome encodes the following:
- a CDS encoding alpha/beta fold hydrolase, which produces MSHTQGEPDWVVTRDGRRLHAMVLPGPAGVTGPTVVFEAGAAATRSSWAAVQPEVARSARAIVYDRSGLGRSAPDPGGRTLRRMADDLNDVLDHFGPGPYVLAGHSAGGPIVRQAAARRPERIAGLVLVDPTDEAADVLFGRAFRTGERVMIGLGTVLARLGLLKVVFRGLLRDIPDDVRRDLEREAFTAATMRTHREQARTFLDELAVWRHDPPVLADIPVTVVSGGRGGDGMSAGVRARANASHAHRVAASPGGRHVIAERSGHYIPKTEPEVIAREIVRML; this is translated from the coding sequence ATGAGCCACACCCAAGGCGAGCCGGACTGGGTCGTCACCCGTGACGGCAGACGGCTGCACGCGATGGTGCTGCCGGGACCCGCCGGAGTCACCGGGCCGACGGTCGTGTTCGAAGCCGGAGCGGCGGCCACCCGGTCGTCCTGGGCGGCGGTCCAGCCGGAGGTCGCCCGGTCCGCCCGCGCGATCGTCTACGACCGGTCCGGGCTCGGCCGCAGCGCCCCCGACCCCGGCGGCCGGACGCTGCGCCGGATGGCCGACGACCTCAACGACGTCCTCGACCACTTCGGCCCGGGACCGTACGTCCTCGCCGGGCACAGCGCCGGCGGGCCGATCGTGCGGCAGGCCGCCGCCCGCCGCCCGGAGCGGATCGCCGGTCTGGTGCTGGTCGATCCGACCGACGAGGCGGCGGACGTGCTCTTCGGCCGCGCCTTCCGCACCGGTGAACGCGTGATGATCGGGCTGGGTACCGTGCTCGCGCGGCTGGGTCTGCTCAAGGTCGTCTTCCGCGGCCTGCTGCGGGACATCCCCGACGACGTCCGCCGCGACCTCGAACGTGAGGCGTTCACCGCCGCGACGATGCGGACCCACCGGGAGCAGGCCCGCACCTTCCTCGACGAACTGGCGGTCTGGCGGCACGATCCGCCGGTGCTCGCCGACATCCCGGTCACCGTCGTCTCCGGCGGGCGCGGCGGGGACGGGATGTCCGCGGGGGTGCGGGCGCGGGCGAACGCGTCCCACGCCCACCGGGTGGCTGCCTCGCCCGGCGGGCGGCACGTGATCGCCGAGCGGTCCGGTCACTACATCCCGAAGACCGAGCCCGAGGTGATCGCCCGCGAGATCGTCAGGATGCTGTGA
- a CDS encoding helix-turn-helix transcriptional regulator, with amino-acid sequence MPTLGAAPVFVARDTELAELVRVTSSPPSVAVVEGEPGVGRSRLLEELAAQPGIASRVVWSARCGSFARPCRLAPLVDALLGKSEVAAAHAAGFSPVTGVLRRLIPEWSPWLPPFPENADAGTVRQQELRAVREVLTGCGPAVLMLDDVHSADDDTWEFLRGLAASPAAALSVVVSSVACSARRFPPMPETAAYLSLPAFTAVQVRTLLDATFGRCAPDFAEAAHRRTSGIAVDLTALVQSVGDTAESLSADRLASAAAPPIVRSRVAGLMTAIGPAARDVVRAAAVLGSSAGEADLGAVAASPSGDTSGAVTEAVEAGLLRDLGRGRYVSGSPLIAEAVYALLPGPQRCAMHGRAAARLASGAEPFASLIARHARLAGDLGAWTQWTGVAVDNAIEDGRTEEASRLLEAALRDADLPRTARESFAVRLGRELPRSIAHAGTVRLLRKILREWPLSKAARGEIRVHLGQVLINQVGKVEAGRLEIELGAADLGRRQALLARGLVTLALPHIGTVPVEENFRWLDEAERASKGEPDAGVLAAIAANRLSARMQVGDPEAWQDIADLPRASESAEVCRQVARTYINLADAVAWNGHYPVARVYLVTARRLIRDDHQPYLDALADGTELRLDLAMGEWSSVAEKARAMLTRVDKDSSLAAEPLLVLGWYEYGQHRPMAALRSFDAAFALSAGSVPIQASAYAGRVAVHQAGKDLQAARRLAEYGLETVRRKNNWVWAAELMPFAVRTMLGLGQHVEARELLAEYRQGIDGKDTPVANAAALLCRGMLTQARGETLAAGDLLLGAAQAYHALPSPYFAAYADELAAGCFLEAGERERAVASFTTAETAYAGLGAAVDALRCRRSLRRCDPEMPRRGRKGYGETLSPRELEVARLAAQNLTNREIGERLFLSPRTVEIHVGRALRKLGLPSRTVLTEDLLRDATGEGSKTA; translated from the coding sequence ATGCCGACGCTCGGTGCGGCACCGGTGTTCGTGGCCCGCGACACCGAACTGGCCGAACTGGTGCGCGTCACCTCGAGCCCGCCGTCGGTCGCCGTCGTCGAGGGCGAACCGGGTGTGGGCCGGAGCCGTCTGCTCGAAGAACTGGCCGCACAGCCCGGGATCGCGTCGCGCGTGGTCTGGTCCGCCCGCTGCGGTTCCTTCGCGCGGCCATGCCGGTTGGCTCCCTTGGTCGACGCGTTGCTCGGGAAGAGCGAGGTGGCCGCCGCCCACGCGGCGGGCTTCTCCCCGGTGACCGGCGTCCTGCGGCGGCTGATCCCCGAATGGTCGCCGTGGCTGCCGCCGTTCCCGGAGAACGCGGACGCCGGGACCGTCCGGCAGCAGGAACTCCGTGCCGTGCGAGAAGTCCTGACCGGCTGCGGTCCGGCGGTCCTGATGCTCGACGACGTCCACTCCGCCGACGACGACACGTGGGAGTTCCTGCGCGGTCTCGCGGCGTCACCGGCGGCGGCGCTGAGCGTGGTGGTCAGTTCGGTGGCTTGCAGCGCGCGGCGATTCCCGCCGATGCCGGAGACCGCCGCGTATCTGTCGCTTCCGGCGTTCACCGCCGTCCAGGTGCGGACCCTGCTGGACGCGACGTTCGGCCGCTGCGCGCCGGATTTCGCCGAGGCGGCGCACCGGCGGACGTCCGGGATCGCCGTCGACCTGACCGCGCTGGTGCAGAGCGTCGGTGACACGGCGGAGTCGCTTTCGGCGGACAGGCTGGCGTCGGCGGCCGCACCGCCGATCGTGCGCAGCAGGGTCGCCGGACTGATGACGGCGATCGGCCCGGCCGCGCGCGACGTCGTCCGCGCGGCCGCGGTGCTGGGATCGTCCGCCGGGGAAGCGGATCTGGGCGCGGTGGCGGCATCGCCGTCCGGGGATACCTCCGGCGCCGTCACCGAAGCCGTGGAAGCGGGACTGCTGCGGGATCTCGGCCGCGGCCGGTACGTCTCGGGGAGCCCGCTGATCGCCGAAGCGGTCTACGCGTTGCTTCCCGGCCCTCAGCGGTGCGCGATGCACGGCCGCGCCGCCGCCCGGCTCGCCTCCGGCGCCGAACCCTTCGCGTCGCTGATCGCCCGCCACGCGCGGCTGGCAGGCGATCTCGGCGCGTGGACACAGTGGACCGGCGTCGCCGTCGACAACGCCATCGAAGACGGCCGGACCGAGGAAGCGAGCCGTCTGCTCGAAGCGGCATTGCGGGACGCGGACCTGCCGCGGACCGCGCGCGAGTCGTTCGCCGTCCGGCTCGGCAGGGAGCTGCCGCGGAGCATCGCCCACGCAGGCACGGTCCGGCTGCTGCGGAAGATCCTGCGCGAATGGCCGCTGAGCAAGGCCGCGCGCGGCGAGATCCGGGTCCACCTCGGTCAGGTGCTGATCAACCAGGTGGGCAAGGTCGAAGCGGGCAGGCTCGAAATCGAACTGGGCGCGGCCGACCTCGGCAGGCGGCAGGCGCTGCTCGCCAGGGGGCTGGTCACCCTGGCGCTGCCGCATATCGGGACGGTCCCGGTGGAGGAGAACTTCCGCTGGCTCGACGAGGCCGAACGGGCGAGCAAGGGAGAACCCGACGCCGGGGTGCTCGCCGCGATCGCCGCCAACCGGCTTTCGGCGCGGATGCAGGTCGGCGATCCCGAGGCCTGGCAGGACATCGCCGACCTGCCGCGGGCATCGGAGTCGGCCGAGGTCTGCCGTCAGGTGGCGCGCACCTACATCAACCTCGCCGACGCGGTGGCGTGGAACGGGCACTACCCGGTCGCGCGGGTCTACCTCGTGACCGCGCGACGGCTGATCCGCGACGATCACCAGCCCTACCTCGACGCGCTGGCCGACGGCACGGAACTACGCCTGGATCTCGCGATGGGGGAGTGGTCGAGCGTCGCCGAGAAGGCGCGGGCGATGCTGACCCGGGTCGACAAGGACAGTTCGCTCGCCGCCGAGCCGCTGCTCGTGCTCGGCTGGTACGAATACGGGCAGCACCGGCCGATGGCGGCGCTGCGCAGCTTCGACGCGGCGTTCGCGCTTTCCGCCGGCAGCGTCCCGATCCAGGCGTCGGCGTACGCGGGCCGCGTCGCGGTCCACCAGGCGGGCAAGGATCTGCAAGCCGCCCGGCGCCTGGCGGAGTACGGCCTGGAGACCGTGCGCCGCAAGAACAACTGGGTCTGGGCGGCCGAACTGATGCCGTTCGCCGTGCGCACCATGCTCGGGCTGGGCCAGCACGTCGAGGCGAGAGAACTGCTCGCGGAGTACCGGCAGGGCATCGACGGCAAGGACACGCCGGTCGCCAACGCGGCGGCGTTGTTGTGCCGGGGCATGCTCACCCAAGCCCGCGGCGAGACGCTCGCCGCCGGTGATCTGCTGCTCGGTGCCGCGCAGGCCTATCACGCGCTGCCGTCTCCGTACTTCGCCGCCTACGCCGACGAACTCGCGGCCGGTTGCTTCCTCGAAGCCGGGGAGCGGGAACGCGCCGTCGCTTCCTTCACCACCGCGGAGACGGCGTACGCGGGCCTCGGCGCCGCCGTGGACGCGCTGCGCTGCCGACGGTCACTGCGCCGCTGTGATCCGGAGATGCCCCGGCGGGGCCGCAAGGGGTACGGCGAAACGCTGTCGCCGAGGGAACTCGAGGTAGCCCGGCTCGCCGCCCAGAACCTCACCAACCGGGAGATCGGCGAGCGGCTCTTCCTGTCGCCGCGGACGGTCGAGATCCATGTCGGGCGCGCGCTGCGCAAACTGGGACTGCCCTCGCGCACGGTCCTGACCGAAGACCTGCTCCGCGACGCGACCGGTGAAGGTTCCAAAACGGCCTGA
- a CDS encoding ABC transporter ATP-binding protein — MIRTLLGLIPGTRRRTFRRYLVLAVFSVLLRAVGVVLLVPLVGALFGADAAEALPWLGALAAVTAAGWAVDAVVGRLGFELGFGVLDHAQHDVAEHLTNVRLSWLDSANTQTARQAIAATGPDLVGLVGYLLTPLIGAVLLPIAIALALLAIAWPLGLAALAGVPVLLGALWATGRITRRADRAAAEANTVLTERIVEFARTQQTLRAARRVEPARSHAGAALAAHHGATVRLLRLQIPGQVLFGIAGQLALVLLAGTTVLLATQGELGVPEAIALIVVLARYLEPFTALGDLAPGIETATTTLGRIRTVLTAPVAPAGEAVAPGKEAPRIRFEDVGFRYSPGTEDVLENFALTLEPGTTTAIVGPSGSGKSTVLALLAGLHQPTGGRVLVGGTDLAELSAADRRELVTVVFQQPYLFDGSVRDNVLAGDPSATEERVAEVVELARVGELLAHTAVGEAGGALSGGERQRVSIARALLKPAPVLLVDEATSALDTENEDAVVRSLSADPVPRTRVIVTHRIAGIRHADRVLFLEGGKITEDGTVEELLARQGRFAEFWRRQIDATGWRITAR, encoded by the coding sequence GTGATCCGCACCCTGCTGGGCCTGATCCCCGGGACGCGACGCCGGACGTTCCGGCGCTACCTCGTGCTCGCCGTGTTCTCGGTGCTGCTGCGCGCCGTCGGTGTCGTTCTGCTCGTGCCGCTGGTGGGCGCCCTGTTCGGCGCCGACGCCGCGGAAGCACTGCCCTGGCTGGGCGCGCTCGCCGCCGTCACCGCGGCGGGCTGGGCGGTCGACGCCGTCGTGGGACGGCTCGGCTTCGAACTCGGTTTCGGGGTGCTGGACCACGCCCAGCACGATGTCGCCGAGCATCTGACGAACGTCCGGCTGTCCTGGTTGGACAGTGCCAACACCCAGACCGCCCGCCAGGCCATCGCCGCGACCGGTCCTGACCTCGTCGGTTTGGTCGGCTATCTGCTCACCCCGCTCATCGGCGCGGTCCTGCTGCCGATCGCGATCGCGCTGGCCCTGCTGGCGATCGCCTGGCCGCTCGGGCTCGCCGCGCTGGCCGGGGTCCCGGTGCTGCTGGGCGCGTTGTGGGCGACCGGCCGGATCACCCGCCGTGCCGACCGGGCGGCGGCCGAAGCGAACACCGTGCTCACCGAGCGGATCGTCGAGTTCGCCCGCACGCAACAGACGTTGCGCGCGGCCCGTCGCGTGGAGCCCGCGCGCAGTCACGCCGGTGCCGCGCTCGCCGCGCACCACGGCGCGACGGTCCGGCTGCTGCGCCTGCAGATCCCGGGTCAGGTGCTGTTCGGCATCGCCGGTCAGCTGGCGCTGGTCCTGCTCGCCGGGACGACTGTTCTCCTTGCCACTCAAGGAGAACTGGGCGTGCCCGAGGCGATCGCGCTGATCGTCGTGCTCGCCCGGTACCTGGAACCGTTCACCGCGCTCGGTGATCTCGCTCCCGGCATCGAGACCGCCACCACCACGCTCGGCCGCATCCGCACCGTGCTCACCGCACCCGTGGCCCCGGCGGGCGAGGCCGTCGCGCCGGGGAAGGAGGCGCCGCGGATCCGGTTCGAGGACGTCGGTTTCCGTTATTCGCCAGGCACCGAAGACGTTCTGGAGAACTTCGCCCTCACCCTCGAACCGGGGACGACGACCGCGATCGTCGGGCCGTCCGGTTCGGGCAAGAGCACCGTCCTCGCGTTGCTCGCCGGCCTGCACCAGCCCACCGGCGGACGGGTGCTCGTCGGCGGGACGGATCTCGCCGAACTGTCCGCGGCCGACCGGCGGGAGCTGGTCACCGTCGTCTTCCAGCAGCCGTACCTGTTCGACGGTTCGGTGCGCGACAACGTCCTCGCCGGGGATCCCTCGGCGACGGAGGAAAGGGTCGCCGAGGTCGTCGAGCTCGCCAGGGTCGGCGAACTGCTGGCGCACACGGCCGTCGGCGAGGCGGGCGGCGCGCTCTCCGGCGGTGAGCGGCAGCGGGTGTCCATCGCCCGCGCGCTGCTCAAACCGGCGCCCGTGCTGCTGGTCGACGAGGCCACCAGCGCGCTGGACACCGAGAACGAGGACGCCGTCGTCCGGTCTCTCAGCGCCGATCCCGTGCCGCGGACCCGGGTGATCGTCACCCATCGGATCGCCGGGATCCGGCACGCCGACAGGGTCCTTTTCCTGGAGGGCGGGAAGATCACCGAAGACGGCACCGTCGAGGAACTCCTCGCGAGGCAAGGCCGGTTCGCCGAGTTCTGGCGGCGGCAGATCGACGCCACCGGCTGGAGGATCACCGCACGATGA
- a CDS encoding papain-like cysteine protease family protein yields MKTSFRRGLATACAGVAAMVALQAPASAAPAITAATTIPITMQAQQKSNWCWDASGNTIAAWWGHSITQTKFCQVAHNESGSDCANNQGYLSDQQRVFRWLGFSNVGTYSSSGQTLSFASIKSQVDARQPIGTRIGWNNGGGHMHVLYGYDNTNGATTVYYGDPWGSSPRYNQMSYNAYRSNNSFTWTHTVYGIKD; encoded by the coding sequence GTGAAGACCTCATTCAGGCGCGGGCTGGCCACGGCCTGCGCCGGTGTCGCCGCGATGGTCGCCCTCCAGGCGCCCGCCTCCGCGGCGCCCGCGATCACGGCGGCCACCACGATCCCGATCACCATGCAAGCCCAGCAGAAGAGCAACTGGTGCTGGGACGCCAGCGGCAACACCATCGCCGCCTGGTGGGGGCATTCGATCACCCAGACGAAGTTCTGCCAGGTCGCGCACAACGAGTCCGGTTCGGACTGTGCGAACAACCAGGGCTACCTGAGCGATCAGCAGCGCGTGTTCCGGTGGCTCGGGTTCAGCAACGTCGGCACCTACAGCTCCTCGGGCCAGACGCTGAGCTTCGCCTCGATCAAGAGCCAGGTCGACGCGCGGCAGCCGATCGGCACCCGGATCGGCTGGAACAACGGCGGCGGCCACATGCACGTGCTCTACGGCTACGACAACACCAATGGCGCGACGACGGTCTACTACGGCGACCCGTGGGGTTCGAGCCCCCGCTACAACCAGATGAGCTACAACGCCTACCGGTCCAACAACTCGTTCACCTGGACCCACACCGTCTACGGGATCAAGGACTGA
- a CDS encoding flavin-containing monooxygenase, translating into MNAQYDAVVVGAGFGGMGAAIQLNRLGYDNLLILERESDLGGTWHVNRYPGLAVDIPSATYSYSFEPNPHWSRLFAPGAELKRYAEHVADKYRLRRYMRFGTVVTGAVWDEANAHWTVSRADAEPVTAKYLLTATGFLSQPKKPDIAGIETFGGKVIHTTAWDDGYDLAGKRVAVIGTGATAVQLIPEIAKVARELSVYQRTPIWVSPKLDFPVPKAVRRAFAAVPLTQRVARLTGTALLELMMVSGVLHYKQLPIANRLGKMWCQAHLRRQVRDPGLRSDLTPRYSFGCKRPTFSNEYYPVFTKDHVHLETKSIAKIDETGIETAGGARRDIDVLVLATGFDLWEANFPAVEIIGRGGRDLGKWWRENRFQAYEGVAIPKFPNFISLNSPYSYSGLSYFTTIETQMRHMDRLFGAMRRRGATEFEVTQEANDAFLDRMTERLGDSIFTLGNCAPANSYYFNPHGEATLLRPSSTLNAIKEAGSFPVEDYTFA; encoded by the coding sequence ATGAACGCGCAGTACGACGCCGTCGTCGTCGGGGCCGGTTTCGGCGGGATGGGCGCGGCGATCCAGCTCAACCGGCTCGGCTACGACAACCTGCTCATCCTCGAACGCGAGTCCGATCTCGGCGGCACCTGGCATGTGAACCGGTATCCAGGACTGGCCGTCGACATCCCCTCGGCCACCTACTCGTACTCGTTCGAGCCGAACCCGCACTGGTCGCGTCTTTTCGCGCCGGGCGCGGAACTCAAGCGGTATGCCGAACACGTCGCGGACAAGTACCGGCTGCGGCGCTACATGCGCTTCGGCACGGTCGTCACCGGCGCTGTCTGGGACGAGGCGAACGCGCACTGGACGGTCTCGCGCGCCGACGCCGAGCCGGTCACCGCCAAGTACCTCCTCACCGCGACCGGATTCCTTTCCCAGCCCAAGAAACCCGACATCGCCGGGATCGAGACCTTCGGCGGCAAGGTCATCCACACCACCGCCTGGGACGACGGCTACGACCTCGCGGGCAAACGGGTGGCGGTCATCGGCACCGGCGCGACCGCGGTCCAGCTGATCCCCGAGATCGCGAAGGTCGCGCGGGAACTGAGCGTGTACCAGCGGACCCCGATCTGGGTGAGTCCCAAGCTGGACTTCCCGGTGCCCAAGGCGGTCCGGCGCGCGTTCGCCGCGGTGCCGCTCACCCAGCGGGTCGCCCGGCTGACCGGGACCGCGCTGCTGGAACTGATGATGGTCTCCGGTGTCCTGCACTACAAGCAACTGCCGATCGCGAACCGGCTCGGCAAGATGTGGTGCCAGGCGCACCTCCGCCGCCAGGTGCGGGATCCGGGACTGCGCTCGGACCTGACGCCGCGCTATTCGTTCGGCTGCAAGCGCCCGACGTTCTCCAACGAGTACTACCCGGTCTTCACCAAGGACCACGTGCACCTGGAGACGAAGTCCATCGCGAAGATCGACGAGACCGGGATCGAGACCGCCGGTGGTGCGCGGCGGGACATCGACGTCCTGGTGCTGGCGACCGGCTTCGACCTGTGGGAGGCGAACTTCCCGGCGGTCGAGATCATCGGCCGCGGTGGCCGCGATCTCGGGAAGTGGTGGCGGGAGAACCGCTTCCAGGCCTACGAGGGTGTCGCGATCCCGAAGTTCCCCAACTTCATTTCGCTCAACAGCCCGTATTCCTACTCGGGACTGTCCTATTTCACCACCATCGAGACGCAGATGCGGCATATGGACCGGCTTTTCGGCGCGATGCGGCGGCGGGGCGCGACCGAGTTCGAGGTCACGCAGGAGGCCAACGACGCGTTCCTCGACCGGATGACCGAACGCCTCGGCGACTCGATCTTCACCCTCGGGAACTGCGCTCCGGCGAACAGTTACTACTTCAACCCGCACGGAGAGGCGACGTTGCTCAGGCCGTCGTCCACCCTCAACGCCATCAAGGAGGCGGGTAGCTTCCCCGTCGAGGACTACACCTTCGCCTAG
- a CDS encoding TetR/AcrR family transcriptional regulator: protein MPKIGGRPARIGTDDILRAGRELGMRGLSVKAVAARLGVTATALYRHVDGRWGLERLVGESILAELRLRDDSRHGLERHLLSFALQMRAFVLEHPGLVTYLQLLFPRGDGGRRLLNDEVDALVRRGYEPGAAIVLSGAVASLTIAMTASEEHSMAAEETDGDGLDRERQAVRDRLSRDDRLAEPSAALPEVPRPEYVRLVLTASIRGLIGSCPPGRPVVEMVADLAATGEGL, encoded by the coding sequence ATGCCGAAGATCGGGGGCCGTCCGGCCAGGATCGGGACGGACGACATCCTGCGGGCCGGGCGCGAGCTCGGGATGCGCGGGCTGAGTGTCAAGGCGGTCGCGGCCCGGCTGGGGGTGACCGCGACCGCCCTCTACCGGCACGTCGACGGGCGCTGGGGGCTCGAGCGGCTGGTCGGGGAGAGCATTCTGGCCGAGTTGCGGCTCCGGGACGATTCCCGGCACGGCCTCGAGCGACACCTGCTGTCCTTCGCCCTGCAGATGCGTGCCTTCGTGCTGGAGCATCCGGGCCTGGTCACCTACCTGCAGCTGCTGTTCCCGCGCGGTGACGGCGGCCGGCGCCTGCTGAACGACGAGGTCGACGCCCTCGTCCGCCGGGGTTACGAGCCCGGCGCGGCGATCGTGCTCAGTGGCGCCGTCGCGTCGCTGACCATCGCGATGACCGCGTCCGAGGAGCACAGCATGGCAGCCGAGGAGACCGACGGCGACGGGCTGGACCGTGAGCGGCAGGCGGTCCGCGATCGGTTGTCGCGCGACGACCGGCTCGCCGAGCCGTCCGCCGCGTTGCCGGAGGTTCCGAGGCCCGAGTACGTGCGGCTGGTGCTGACAGCGTCGATTCGCGGGTTGATCGGGTCCTGTCCGCCGGGCAGGCCGGTCGTGGAGATGGTGGCCGATCTGGCGGCCACCGGGGAGGGTTTGTGA
- a CDS encoding ABC transporter ATP-binding protein/permease, which produces MARGFQGAVMRGFGARDHEATVVERVEITPRFVRIRFVSPTLFEDVVVEPTAWLRFWFPDPEGGPTEFQRAYTLTEADPETGTFAVDVVLHEPAGPASRWLGEARPGATVPVMSLGSTSFAVPAEPPAGYLLIGDSASIPAINAILEVVPADLPIELYLEEHDETDRLIPLGEHARLAVHWVPRGDATSLAAAIETRDWSDWQAWLATEAGSFKHLKTRLRETFGFPKSEVHGRAYWYYGRAMGAFRGEKEEPAAEAPKPVEKAPKGAWRAQAAGRLLAPVRRTLIFAGVLQAVVTLIRLAPFVLLVELVRRLLAGGESLWAIGVSALVLLGAGTLLESAVVLWLHAADARFARDLRQRLLGKLARLPLGWFTARGSGAVAKLVQGDTLSLHYLVTHAVPDAVAAVVAPVAVLAYLFVVDWRLALVLLVPILVYLVTTSIMVVQSGAKTGQAMRWAERMAGEAGAYLEGQPVIRVFGGAAASSFRRRLDEYIGFLGDWQRPFTGKKTMLDFATRPATFLLLITGAGTLMVTGGGLEPVTLIPFLLLGTTFGARLLGIGYGLGGVREGMLAARRIQVVLDEPELSTVELKDRDGAEPGTVELDRVGFAYRTGVPVLEDVSLTLRPGTVTALVGPSGAGKSTLAALVARFHDVTEGAIRVGGRDVRSFAADELYGRVGFVVQDPQLVQGTVRENIALAVPGATEDQVVAAARDAQIHERILRLPQGYDTVLGAGSQLSGGERQRVAIARAILADAPVLVLDEATAFADPESEYLVQQALDRLTEGRTVLVIAHRLHTVTGADRIVVLDRGEIAESGTHDELLASGGRYTRLWQAGAGAGVTA; this is translated from the coding sequence ATGGCGCGCGGGTTCCAAGGCGCGGTGATGCGGGGTTTCGGTGCGAGAGACCACGAAGCGACCGTCGTCGAGAGAGTGGAAATTACGCCGAGGTTCGTGCGGATCCGGTTCGTCTCGCCGACGTTGTTCGAGGACGTCGTCGTGGAGCCGACGGCCTGGCTCCGGTTCTGGTTCCCGGACCCGGAAGGCGGGCCGACGGAGTTCCAGCGCGCGTACACGCTCACCGAAGCCGACCCGGAGACCGGCACGTTCGCGGTCGACGTCGTCCTGCACGAGCCCGCCGGTCCCGCCTCGCGGTGGCTGGGTGAAGCGCGGCCGGGTGCGACGGTTCCGGTGATGTCCTTGGGTTCCACCTCTTTCGCGGTCCCCGCCGAACCTCCCGCCGGTTACCTGCTCATCGGCGACTCCGCCTCGATTCCCGCGATCAACGCGATCCTCGAAGTGGTCCCGGCCGACCTCCCGATCGAGTTGTACCTCGAAGAGCACGACGAGACCGACCGGCTGATCCCGCTGGGCGAGCACGCGCGGCTGGCCGTGCACTGGGTGCCGCGCGGGGACGCGACCTCGCTGGCCGCGGCGATCGAGACGCGCGACTGGTCGGACTGGCAGGCGTGGCTGGCGACCGAAGCCGGTTCCTTCAAACACCTCAAGACCCGGTTGCGGGAGACGTTCGGCTTCCCCAAGTCCGAGGTGCACGGCCGGGCGTACTGGTACTACGGCCGCGCCATGGGTGCTTTCCGCGGTGAGAAGGAAGAACCGGCCGCTGAAGCCCCGAAGCCCGTCGAGAAGGCCCCCAAGGGGGCTTGGCGGGCACAGGCCGCCGGACGGCTGCTGGCGCCGGTCCGGCGGACGCTGATCTTCGCCGGGGTCCTGCAGGCCGTCGTGACGCTGATCCGGCTCGCGCCGTTCGTGTTGCTGGTGGAACTGGTCCGGCGGCTGCTCGCGGGCGGCGAATCGCTGTGGGCGATCGGCGTCTCGGCGCTGGTGCTGCTCGGCGCGGGAACCTTGCTCGAATCGGCGGTCGTGCTCTGGCTGCACGCGGCCGACGCGCGATTCGCCCGAGATCTGCGGCAGCGGTTGCTGGGCAAACTCGCGAGGCTGCCGCTGGGCTGGTTCACCGCCCGCGGTTCGGGCGCGGTCGCGAAACTCGTGCAGGGCGACACACTCTCGCTCCACTACCTGGTCACGCACGCCGTTCCCGACGCGGTGGCGGCCGTCGTGGCACCGGTCGCGGTGCTGGCCTACCTCTTCGTGGTGGACTGGCGGCTCGCCCTCGTCCTGCTCGTCCCGATCCTCGTCTACCTCGTCACCACCTCGATCATGGTCGTCCAATCGGGAGCCAAGACCGGCCAGGCGATGCGCTGGGCGGAACGGATGGCAGGGGAGGCGGGCGCGTATCTGGAAGGGCAGCCGGTGATCCGGGTGTTCGGCGGTGCCGCGGCGTCGTCGTTCCGGCGGCGGCTCGACGAGTACATCGGCTTCCTCGGCGACTGGCAGCGGCCGTTCACCGGCAAGAAGACCATGCTCGACTTCGCCACCCGGCCCGCCACGTTCCTGCTCCTGATCACCGGCGCCGGCACGCTGATGGTCACCGGCGGCGGCCTGGAGCCGGTGACGTTGATCCCGTTCCTCCTGCTGGGCACCACCTTCGGCGCTCGGTTGCTGGGTATCGGCTACGGCCTCGGCGGCGTCCGCGAGGGAATGCTCGCCGCGCGCCGGATCCAGGTCGTCCTCGACGAACCGGAACTGTCCACAGTGGAGCTCAAAGATCGGGACGGTGCCGAGCCGGGCACGGTGGAACTGGACAGGGTGGGCTTCGCGTACCGCACCGGTGTTCCCGTTCTGGAGGACGTCTCCCTGACCTTGCGTCCCGGCACGGTGACCGCGCTGGTCGGCCCGTCGGGAGCCGGGAAGTCGACCCTCGCCGCCTTGGTCGCGAGGTTCCACGACGTGACCGAAGGGGCGATCCGCGTCGGCGGCCGGGACGTCCGCTCGTTCGCCGCCGACGAACTCTACGGCCGGGTGGGATTCGTGGTGCAGGATCCGCAACTCGTCCAGGGGACCGTGCGGGAGAACATCGCGCTCGCCGTTCCCGGCGCCACCGAAGACCAGGTCGTCGCCGCGGCTCGTGACGCGCAGATCCACGAGCGGATCCTGCGGCTGCCGCAGGGGTACGACACCGTCCTCGGCGCCGGTTCCCAGCTGTCCGGCGGGGAACGCCAGCGGGTCGCCATCGCCCGCGCGATCCTCGCCGACGCCCCCGTCCTCGTCCTCGACGAGGCGACCGCCTTCGCCGATCCCGAGTCGGAGTACCTCGTGCAACAAGCACTCGACCGGCTCACCGAGGGCCGGACCGTCCTGGTCATCGCCCATCGTCTGCACACCGTCACCGGCGCCGACCGGATCGTGGTCCTCGACCGCGGGGAGATCGCCGAAAGCGGGACCCACGACGAACTGCTGGCTTCGGGCGGGCGCTACACCCGCCTGTGGCAGGCCGGAGCGGGCGCGGGGGTGACCGCGTGA